The Euphorbia lathyris chromosome 2, ddEupLath1.1, whole genome shotgun sequence genome includes a window with the following:
- the LOC136219190 gene encoding uncharacterized protein isoform X1 gives MEMSQLVPQIFFLLGKTINAVIMEDEKKAELKSFLEVIPSVDFCCVYGSALHPNNHDKSAMVDFILGVSDPLQWHFEDLKLNGDHYASWMVHFGGAKLVTQVANKIGVGVHFNPFVTWNNKLLKYGVVRMHDLVQDILNWERLYLSGRLQKPVQILVDNVDIGNLNSVNLRAALSAALLLLPAKFSEEDLYNKICSLSYTGDLRMLFAEDKNKVKKIVQGQFGLFQSMYKPFLHEYEAKDLLRYSSFSSHHENLSQDCSLPMTRSLVRALPPPVRIKMSVKLGEEKVLTDSGKVSNEMIIRSREDAARCMQRIVRRTVMVSSARQAVSGLMVAGGINATRYLASKVSKAWKSWT, from the exons ATGGAAATGTCTCAACTTGTACCGCAGATTTTTTTCCTTCTTGGTAAGACTATTAATGCTGTTATCATGGAAGATGAGAAAAAAGCTGAGCTCAAGAGTTTTCTGGAAGTCATTCCCTCAGTGGATTTTTGCTGTGTTTATGGCTCAGCACTCCATCCAAATAATCACGACAAG TCAGCCATGGTAGATTTTATTCTTGGCGTATCAGATCCCCTACAGTGGCATTTTGAG GATTTGAAATTGAATGGAGATCATTATGCCTCATGGATGGTGCATTTTGGCGGGGCAAAACTG GTGACTCAAGTTGCAAATAAGATTGGTGTTGGAGTACACTTCAATCCATTTGTAACATGGAATAACAAG TTACTCAAGTATGGAGTTGTTAGAATGCACGATTTGGTCCAGGACATACTGAACTGGGAAAGACTCTATTTGAGCGGTCGTCTACAAAAGCCA GTTCAGATACTTGTGGATAATGTGGATATTGGTAATTTGAACTCTGTCAATCTAAGGGCTGCACTTTCTGCTGCTCTCCTTCTTTTGCCGGCCAAATTCTCTGAG GAGGATTTGTATAACAAAATATGTAGTCTCTCATATACAGGTGACTTGCGCATGCTTTTTGCAGAGGACAAAAATAAG GTAAAGAAGATTGTACAAGGGCAATTTGGTCTGTTCCAATCCATGTATAAGCCGTTTCTTCATGAGTATGAGGCTAAAGATTTGCTGAGATACTCATCGTTCAGTAGTCACCATGAAAATCTCTCCCAG GATTGTAGTTTGCCTATGACTCGTTCTCTTGTTCGTGCACTTCCTCCACCGGTGAGAATCAAAATGAGTGTGAAGCTGGGTGAGGAGAAAGTGCTGACTGATTCCG GGAAAGTTTCAAATGAAATGATAATCCGTTCGAGAGAAGATGCTGCGAGATGCATGCAGAGGATTGTAAGGCGAACTGTGATGGTTTCGAGTGCAAGACAGGCTGTATCGGGTCTCATGGTTGCAGGAGGTATTAACGCCACTAGATATCTAGCTAGTAAAGTGAGCAAGGCATGGAAGTCTTGGACATAA
- the LOC136219190 gene encoding uncharacterized protein isoform X3, producing the protein MEDEKKAELKSFLEVIPSVDFCCVYGSALHPNNHDKSAMVDFILGVSDPLQWHFEDLKLNGDHYASWMVHFGGAKLVTQVANKIGVGVHFNPFVTWNNKLLKYGVVRMHDLVQDILNWERLYLSGRLQKPVQILVDNVDIGNLNSVNLRAALSAALLLLPAKFSEEDLYNKICSLSYTGDLRMLFAEDKNKVKKIVQGQFGLFQSMYKPFLHEYEAKDLLRYSSFSSHHENLSQDCSLPMTRSLVRALPPPVRIKMSVKLGEEKVLTDSGKVSNEMIIRSREDAARCMQRIVRRTVMVSSARQAVSGLMVAGGINATRYLASKVSKAWKSWT; encoded by the exons ATGGAAGATGAGAAAAAAGCTGAGCTCAAGAGTTTTCTGGAAGTCATTCCCTCAGTGGATTTTTGCTGTGTTTATGGCTCAGCACTCCATCCAAATAATCACGACAAG TCAGCCATGGTAGATTTTATTCTTGGCGTATCAGATCCCCTACAGTGGCATTTTGAG GATTTGAAATTGAATGGAGATCATTATGCCTCATGGATGGTGCATTTTGGCGGGGCAAAACTG GTGACTCAAGTTGCAAATAAGATTGGTGTTGGAGTACACTTCAATCCATTTGTAACATGGAATAACAAG TTACTCAAGTATGGAGTTGTTAGAATGCACGATTTGGTCCAGGACATACTGAACTGGGAAAGACTCTATTTGAGCGGTCGTCTACAAAAGCCA GTTCAGATACTTGTGGATAATGTGGATATTGGTAATTTGAACTCTGTCAATCTAAGGGCTGCACTTTCTGCTGCTCTCCTTCTTTTGCCGGCCAAATTCTCTGAG GAGGATTTGTATAACAAAATATGTAGTCTCTCATATACAGGTGACTTGCGCATGCTTTTTGCAGAGGACAAAAATAAG GTAAAGAAGATTGTACAAGGGCAATTTGGTCTGTTCCAATCCATGTATAAGCCGTTTCTTCATGAGTATGAGGCTAAAGATTTGCTGAGATACTCATCGTTCAGTAGTCACCATGAAAATCTCTCCCAG GATTGTAGTTTGCCTATGACTCGTTCTCTTGTTCGTGCACTTCCTCCACCGGTGAGAATCAAAATGAGTGTGAAGCTGGGTGAGGAGAAAGTGCTGACTGATTCCG GGAAAGTTTCAAATGAAATGATAATCCGTTCGAGAGAAGATGCTGCGAGATGCATGCAGAGGATTGTAAGGCGAACTGTGATGGTTTCGAGTGCAAGACAGGCTGTATCGGGTCTCATGGTTGCAGGAGGTATTAACGCCACTAGATATCTAGCTAGTAAAGTGAGCAAGGCATGGAAGTCTTGGACATAA
- the LOC136219190 gene encoding uncharacterized protein isoform X2 — protein sequence MQKEIFFLLGKTINAVIMEDEKKAELKSFLEVIPSVDFCCVYGSALHPNNHDKSAMVDFILGVSDPLQWHFEDLKLNGDHYASWMVHFGGAKLVTQVANKIGVGVHFNPFVTWNNKLLKYGVVRMHDLVQDILNWERLYLSGRLQKPVQILVDNVDIGNLNSVNLRAALSAALLLLPAKFSEEDLYNKICSLSYTGDLRMLFAEDKNKVKKIVQGQFGLFQSMYKPFLHEYEAKDLLRYSSFSSHHENLSQDCSLPMTRSLVRALPPPVRIKMSVKLGEEKVLTDSGKVSNEMIIRSREDAARCMQRIVRRTVMVSSARQAVSGLMVAGGINATRYLASKVSKAWKSWT from the exons ATGCAGAAAGAG ATTTTTTTCCTTCTTGGTAAGACTATTAATGCTGTTATCATGGAAGATGAGAAAAAAGCTGAGCTCAAGAGTTTTCTGGAAGTCATTCCCTCAGTGGATTTTTGCTGTGTTTATGGCTCAGCACTCCATCCAAATAATCACGACAAG TCAGCCATGGTAGATTTTATTCTTGGCGTATCAGATCCCCTACAGTGGCATTTTGAG GATTTGAAATTGAATGGAGATCATTATGCCTCATGGATGGTGCATTTTGGCGGGGCAAAACTG GTGACTCAAGTTGCAAATAAGATTGGTGTTGGAGTACACTTCAATCCATTTGTAACATGGAATAACAAG TTACTCAAGTATGGAGTTGTTAGAATGCACGATTTGGTCCAGGACATACTGAACTGGGAAAGACTCTATTTGAGCGGTCGTCTACAAAAGCCA GTTCAGATACTTGTGGATAATGTGGATATTGGTAATTTGAACTCTGTCAATCTAAGGGCTGCACTTTCTGCTGCTCTCCTTCTTTTGCCGGCCAAATTCTCTGAG GAGGATTTGTATAACAAAATATGTAGTCTCTCATATACAGGTGACTTGCGCATGCTTTTTGCAGAGGACAAAAATAAG GTAAAGAAGATTGTACAAGGGCAATTTGGTCTGTTCCAATCCATGTATAAGCCGTTTCTTCATGAGTATGAGGCTAAAGATTTGCTGAGATACTCATCGTTCAGTAGTCACCATGAAAATCTCTCCCAG GATTGTAGTTTGCCTATGACTCGTTCTCTTGTTCGTGCACTTCCTCCACCGGTGAGAATCAAAATGAGTGTGAAGCTGGGTGAGGAGAAAGTGCTGACTGATTCCG GGAAAGTTTCAAATGAAATGATAATCCGTTCGAGAGAAGATGCTGCGAGATGCATGCAGAGGATTGTAAGGCGAACTGTGATGGTTTCGAGTGCAAGACAGGCTGTATCGGGTCTCATGGTTGCAGGAGGTATTAACGCCACTAGATATCTAGCTAGTAAAGTGAGCAAGGCATGGAAGTCTTGGACATAA
- the LOC136219191 gene encoding succinate dehydrogenase subunit 5, mitochondrial-like translates to MEKMVLLRSCRAACFRYWRSTAVAHHQLRHHLASRSIFTHSAPAPSSRIPSGYGSRFVIGIGNRRYFSEDASHLPAIQDPDIHNVFKDLMAASWDELYDTVIHDVKKALSKSTDDKAGQEILKNVFRAAEAVEEFSGMLMSLKMELDDSIGMSGEDVKPLSDEFANALRTVFQRYSAYLDAFGPGETYLRKKVETELGSKMIYLKMRCSGLGSEWGKVTVLGTSGLAGSYVEHRA, encoded by the exons ATGGAAAAGATGGTATTACTTAGATCCTGCCGAGCTGCCTGTTTCCGTTATTGGCGTTCTACAGCTGTTGCCCACCACCAGCTCCGCCACCACTTGGCTTCCCGATCAATTTTTACTCACTCTGCTCCTGCCCCTTCCAGTCGCATCCCTTCTG GTTATGGATCTCGTTTCGTAATTGGGATTGGTAATAGACGGTATTTTAGTGAAGATGCAAGCCACTTGCCTGCCATACAGGATCCTGATATTCATAATGTTTTCAAGGACTTGATGGCTGCAAGTTGGGATGAGCTCTATGACACTGTAATCCATGATGTGAAGAAGGCATTGTCCAAAAGTACTGATGACAAAGCTGGTCAAGAAATCTTGAAGAATGTTTTCCGTGCTGCTGAAGCGGTTGAGGAATTTAGTGGCATGCTAATGTCTCTAAAAATGGAACTTGATGACAGCATTGGAATGAGTGGTGAG GATGTAAAGCCTTTGTCAGATGAATTTGCCAATGCGTTACGCACTGTTTTTCAACGATATTCTGCATATTTGGATGCATTTGGGCCTGGTGAGActtatttgaggaagaaagtAGAGACAGAGTTGGGTTCAAAGATGATATACTTGAAGATGAGATGCAGTGGGCTTGGTTCAGAGTGGGGAAAG GTTACTGTGCTTGGCACCTCTGGACTTGCAGGTTCTTATGTGGAACACAGAGCTTAA